The nucleotide sequence CACCCGCTCCGATAGCTAGATCTGGTGGTCTGAAAGGTTTTAGAGTGGTTTTACCTGTGATTTATTCTGTTAGCATACCTGATGCTTGTGTTGTTCTGCCAGCATTCTATGAGGTATAAGAGTTCGCCTGATTTTGGAGTGGTCTCTAACTTGTTAAGAGTTCAGGCCTGATTTTGCTAGTAGTATTAGTCGGCTTGGAATTGATGGTGTTAGATAGCACTCCAGTGTTACCTGACTTTGAAATAGGTAGATGGCGGCTTGGATTGATTTATTCCTTGCCTGTTGGACGAACTGAGATGTTCTGCAGCCAGCTGCATTTGGTGGTGCAGTGCACACACTGAAGGTACTGAATTCAATGCTTGTTAACTGAATATAGCCTCTTGTTCTGCAACCTGCCTGACTAACTCACACTGTTAGGATTGACAGGGCTGGCGTGGCATTCCCGGGCTTACCAAAATAGAGTTCAGTGGTGAACTACCAATGGAAATTTCAGTAGTAAAAGCTAGGACTCTAAATTTCAAATTTCCATAGTACATCAGTAGGAACTTGGGTTCTGTATGTTCAGATAGCTATTATGCAAATGTGCACCCTTATTTCAAATATTTCCGGACGTATGGAGTGGGTGCCGGCGGCGCCTTGTCCCAGCTGATGCAACTCTCTTTTTGAGTCGCTCGACTCGTATATATCGACTAGTCCATCCACGGCTCGACTCGTAACTTCTATTTCTAGCGGCCTGTATATGTATGGTCCTGATTAATGTCACTCCAATTAAGGAAGCCTTATAGTACATATGTTTGCACTGAACAAGTGTATTTATGGTTCAGAATGGAAAACAATCAAACAAGTTATTGTTTTCCTCCTTAGCATGCATCTAGTCTTTGGGGAATATTTGTTCTGAAGTCATTACTGCACTATATTTAGCTATGCCATCCCAATGCTTGAGTCCTGATAACATCCAAGAACAGTATCTGGGACTGGCTTGCATTTATGCTTCTTAAAATGGAAAACTGTGCTACTTAACTTTTTACCTGATGTGACTAGCTTCCTACTTATCAGTTTTTGCCTTGTTAATAACTAGAAAACCTTTATGCTAGTATATAGTAGGATTATTAATTAGCTCTTGTTAGTTGGTATTGTTGTTGTACAAGCGGGGGCCTCTCTCCTAGAGATATAATTCTAGGTGCAGGTTCATCATAGTTTTAGTGCAAATATTTGCATCAGATGGATGCATGGAGTGTTCCTTTCTTCCTTATAAAGCTAGCCTACTATATTGAAATTGACACACTTTTGCATGCATGATGATGCAAATTGTAGGCACGCCGAGGCTGCTGGCGGATGCTTCTTCAGGGGCAAAGAAgaaatcttcaagaagaaggtgcCCGAAGCTGATGCCGCGGCAAGTGACTGATGTTTACATGTTGGGTCACGATGAAAATCATTTGTTGTTGCAGAAAGTTATAGGTAAGCAGCCAACTTGTTTGTGCCATCCACTTTATAGCTGGACTGTCCGTTTAATTTATAAATGGTTACCTGTTGTTGCTGCTGTAGGAGCAACATTCCTGATGGCGACGGGTACGTGATGAAGTTCATAAACATATGATAAGAACTGAGAACTCAGAGAACTTCAAGGACAAGATCAATGTGGTGACCAGTGTTATGGCGGCTGTGTATGGTGGTGACCCCAGCCGCAGGACTCCCCAGGCCATCTGCATCTGCCCTACCAGGGAGATTGCGCAGCAGGTCCCTCTCTCATCTCATCTAGTTACTGAATACTCCTCTGACTGCTATTTTTCACATGTAATCTGATTATTAATGTACTCAAATGTTAATTGGACCTCCTGTCTAGTATAGGACAAGCCAGTGAATGCTAGTATGTGTTTTACTAAATTCATCAGATAGTTAACTCACTGTGAGATGTCCACTCTTGTTTTGTTAATTCATCAGATAGCAGGAAATTCTGCCCTGCTTTGTTGAACTGTTTCTGACCATGTTTGCCCGCATTGCGTGTTCTGTGCAGGTGTTGATGCAGGCAGATATGTTCCTGACCAAGCTGACCAGCATGTGCAAGAGGAGCACGGAGAAGGGCTCTATGTGGGTCACCATGAAGCGATGTGAGAGACCCCCTACCCTTACAGCTGGTTTGTGTGGTGTGGGTTGTAGATTTGATGGGTTCAACAACTCTGATGTGATGAGTTGTTCGATGTGCGCAGTGTCAATGAAGTGTCAGGCTAGGTTGAAGAAGATGACGAGTAAGGGGGAGCCTGTTGAGTACCGGTGCCTGGTCTGCGCCACCGATGGCAAGAGGAACATCTCCACCTCGGTGTTATTCACTTTCTCTCTGCTGCTGGTTCGGCATTATGTCTGCTGGATGTGTTTTGCCTTAATTCTGTGCCTGATGGTAATCAGGTTGCCGTTATTTAGCCCCCTTGTGTGCTATGATTTGAATTATAGATCAAACATTTGCATATTTCCTTCGTGTATCTGCTGTATGAACTGAAACAACTCCAGTTTGCACACATGCTAAATAGAATTTTTGTTGGTTGTTACTTCCAATTGAGGACTGTTTGTTGGTGTTGAGAAATCGATAGGTAGGTTGGTAAATATAATGGAAGAACTTATATTAGATTTTCGTTGGTTTCAGAATGTCTGTTTCATGGTCTTTTCTGATAATGGAAGAACTTATATTAATCTGTTGGTTGTTGGtttctatgtactccctccttaaTTCAAAGCCAACACACTTATTtttgatcggagggagtacatgcttgtAATAGCCTTGAACTAGTAAGAACATTTTAGTCACTCCATGCTAGTTAGTGTTAGTCACTCCATGAACACATACTGGTTAGTGTTAGTCATACTATTTATGTACATCTCATTTGCTGTCAATTCTTGCTTATAAGTTATTGGATCCCTCATTGGCTACTGTTTGATGTTCTGTACAGATTCTTattcttatatgttcattcttgttttttgcacaggtGAAGTGCAAATCCAAGTTTGAAGCTGTGAAGCATATCAACAAAGACTAGCATATTATGTGTTGTAAATGTAGGCAGTAGTAGGCTTATCTGGGCTGTAGTATACTGTAATGTTTGTAATAGACTAATGCCGTGTTGTTTTGGACGAATTTCATTTGCTATTTGGATTGTTTGAAATAATGATTGTGTATTGAATACATGTCAAATGGAAACCTGACAAGGGGGTCCAAGTTATAATAGTTGTTTTACAGATTTTGAAATTTTTGATGTGTGGGATCAATTTTGTGATaagcatgacaagtgggaccaatcTGATTGGTGGGACCAGCGGCaaaaaaaggacaaaaataaaatatCAATAGACTGTAAAAGGCTGCATCTTAGAAAAAAGGCCGAATTAATGGCCCAAgcccatgtagctagcaaaaattaacaagaaaaaaatacagtaaaaaggccaaattgttgggctaggcccatgtagaaaatcgaattggaccgggctgaatcttgtgccacatcagattgccacgatggatgcctacatggcctggggaggttgctagtgaccaaaacgccacagtagacgtattttggtcataaacgtctacgaccattctaGAAGAAAGCTCGCTAAagtcagtttatgaccgccagcttttgaccttatgtttttggtcacaaaaaggtcacaaattgaaaacagtgaccattcagtgaccaatagtgctggtcacaagttgacatatttcttatagtgatatagttcacatcgtcatgtgaccaacacccaaagggtttactagagtcaacaatctagttcacatcgctatgtgattaacacccaaagagtactaaggtgtgatcatgtttttcttgtgagagaagtttagtctacgggtctgccacattcagattcgtatgtattttgcaaatttctatgtcaacaatgctctgcacgaagctactctagctaactattcccactttcaaaatgtatccagattaagacttagagtcatctggattagtgtcaaaatttgcatcgacgtaaccctttacgacgaaccttttgtcacctccataatcgagaaacatatccttattccactaaggataattttgaccgctgtccagtgatctactcttagatcactattgtactcccttgccaaaaaaaacagtgtagggtatacaatagatctagtacacaacatggcatactttatagaacctatggctgaggcatagaggaatgactttcattctctttctatcttctgctgtggtcgggctttgagtcttactcaatttcacaccttgtaacacaggcaagaactctttctttgactgttccattttggactacttcaaattcttgtcaatgtatgtactcattgaaaaaacttatcaagcgtcttgatctatctctagagatcttgatgcttaatatgtaagcagcttcaccgaggtctttctttgaaaaactcctttcaaacactcctttatgctttgcagaataattctacattatctccgatcaacaatatgtcattcacatatacttatcagaaatgttgtagtgctcccactcactttcttgtaaatacaggcttcaccgctgaaagggtcgatatggttgactagagggggtggtgaataggcaactaacgctttttagcttttctttaacaatttaaactttgcatcaaagtaggttgtctagatatgcaactaggtgagaaacctatatgatgcaacaaggataggaacacaagcaagcaagatatatgaaacaaataagcttgcacaagtaaaggcacgagataaccaagagtggagacggtggagacgaggatgtgttgccgaagttccttccctttgagaggaagtacgtctccgttggagcggtgtggaggcacaatgctccccaagaagccactagggccaccgtattctcctcacgccctcacacaatgcgagatgccgtgattccactattggtgcccttggaggcggcgactgaacctttacaaactaggttggggcaatctccacaactcaattggaggctcccaacgacaccacgaagcttcatcacaatggactatggcttcgcggtgacctcaactgtctaggatgctcaaacacccaagagtaacaagatccgcaagggattagtggggggaatcaaatatttcttggtggaagtgtagatcgaggccttctcaaccactcccgagcaaatcaacaagtttggtcggctagggagtgagatcgggcgaaaatggagcttagagcaataatggagcttaggggtggaagaggtaagtcaacggggaagaaggggacccatTATATAGTGTGtgacaaagatccaaccgttacccaccaaccagcccgcggctagcggtactaccgcgcctggccagcggtactaccgcaaggccgcgcggtactactgcttgcaaccaagcggtactaccgcacggctgtgCGGCAC is from Triticum aestivum cultivar Chinese Spring chromosome 3A, IWGSC CS RefSeq v2.1, whole genome shotgun sequence and encodes:
- the LOC123060895 gene encoding uncharacterized protein isoform X2 encodes the protein MIRTENSENFKDKINVVTSVMAAVYGGDPSRRTPQAICICPTREIAQQVLMQADMFLTKLTSMCKRSTEKGSMWVTMKRLSMKCQARLKKMTSKGEPVEYRCLVCATDGKRNISTSVLFTFSLLLVRHYVCWMCFALILCLMVIRLPLFSPLVCYDLNYRSNICIFPSCICCMN
- the LOC123060895 gene encoding uncharacterized protein isoform X1; translated protein: MIRTENSENFKDKINVVTSVMAAVYGGDPSRRTPQAICICPTREIAQQVLMQADMFLTKLTSMCKRSTEKGSMWVTMKRCERPPTLTAGLCGVGCRFDGFNNSDVMSCSMCAVSMKCQARLKKMTSKGEPVEYRCLVCATDGKRNISTSVLFTFSLLLVRHYVCWMCFALILCLMVIRLPLFSPLVCYDLNYRSNICIFPSCICCMN